In one window of Lewinella sp. 4G2 DNA:
- a CDS encoding PorP/SprF family type IX secretion system membrane protein: MRNFFALAFLLLAAASLSAQQLPPLTQYTEQLSIINPASLSTEFMTYNLKQSAAVSYRHQLTGIEDAPRTGYARYDRIIESNSLMAFGAQLTYDRVGPTSQTAFHARYAYLINPGGSYFYVGGGLKLGLVQFSIAANDLEFADGDPAAGDFGGKILLDAHFGFSVAYLPKRGLKWYAGASVPQALGNTIEYERENEKGEAVILNFKRLRYATLHGGLLIPVGEKGYLEPTFWLRQAKDLPITVDFNLRQQYANKLWVGAGYSTARILHFEGGLILQEQLRMQTGAIRIGYGFDYSTAAISPFFGTTHELNITYMWDKNRRLKRSKDSPR; encoded by the coding sequence TTGCGTAATTTCTTCGCGCTAGCATTTTTACTATTGGCCGCAGCGAGTCTTTCCGCGCAGCAATTACCCCCGTTGACGCAGTACACCGAGCAACTCTCGATCATCAACCCCGCATCCCTTTCGACGGAGTTCATGACGTATAATCTGAAGCAATCGGCGGCCGTCTCCTACCGCCATCAGCTCACGGGGATCGAAGATGCACCCCGCACGGGATACGCGCGTTACGATCGGATCATTGAATCGAACAGCCTGATGGCCTTTGGCGCCCAGTTGACTTACGATCGTGTTGGCCCCACTAGCCAGACGGCCTTCCACGCGCGCTACGCCTACCTCATTAACCCGGGCGGAAGCTATTTCTACGTAGGTGGAGGGCTCAAACTTGGCCTGGTACAGTTTTCTATTGCAGCCAATGACTTGGAGTTTGCGGATGGCGACCCCGCCGCGGGCGATTTTGGTGGAAAAATTTTGCTGGATGCTCATTTCGGTTTCAGTGTAGCCTACCTACCTAAGCGAGGGTTAAAGTGGTACGCCGGTGCGTCCGTTCCCCAGGCCCTGGGTAATACCATTGAATACGAAAGAGAAAATGAGAAGGGGGAAGCAGTCATCCTCAACTTCAAACGCTTACGGTACGCCACCCTGCACGGTGGATTGCTCATTCCCGTAGGAGAGAAGGGTTACCTGGAGCCGACCTTTTGGTTGCGCCAGGCGAAGGATTTACCCATTACGGTCGACTTTAATCTCCGCCAGCAGTACGCCAATAAGCTGTGGGTGGGGGCTGGCTACTCCACCGCCAGGATTCTGCACTTCGAGGGTGGCCTCATTCTGCAGGAACAGTTGAGAATGCAGACCGGCGCCATCCGAATCGGCTACGGATTTGACTACAGCACGGCGGCTATTTCCCCGTTTTTCGGGACTACTCACGAGTTGAATATTACCTATATGTGGGATAAGAACCGCAGGCTAAAACGAAGTAAGGATTCACCCCGGTAA